Genomic DNA from Candidatus Zixiibacteriota bacterium:
AACCGTGATCGGCCCTTTGGAAGCAATCTTCTGCGCAAGCTTCTTTGCGGCATCCATCAACTCGGCAGCAGGAAAGACCTCGTCTACCAGATTGATCCTCAGAGCATCCTCGGCCTTCACCATATCGCCAGTCAGCAGAAGCTCGAGAGCCTTACCCCGTCCGACTATTCTCGGAAGTCTCTGTGTACCACCATATCCGGGAATGATTCCAAGACCAATTTCAGGTTGACCGAGCCTCGCCGAATCGGCGGCGTAACGAATATCGCATGCCATTGCGAGTTCACAACCGCCGCCAAGCGCAAAGCCATTGATGGCAGCAATCACCACTAAGTTCGAGTTTTCGATCCGGGCGAAAAGCCTGTGTCCCCGTTCGGCGATTATTCGACCGCCAAGCATATCGGCTTTCTGAAGCTCAACTATGTCTGCACCGGCAACAAATGCCTTCTCACCTTCACCGGTGATTATCACCACGCGGGTTGTGTCGTCATTCTCAAGATCAGTGAATGCCGTACCGAGCTCTGTAATCG
This window encodes:
- a CDS encoding enoyl-CoA hydratase/isomerase family protein; this translates as MAYDNIKIEIEGALATITINRPKVLNALDAKTITELGTAFTDLENDDTTRVVIITGEGEKAFVAGADIVELQKADMLGGRIIAERGHRLFARIENSNLVVIAAINGFALGGGCELAMACDIRYAADSARLGQPEIGLGIIPGYGGTQRLPRIVGRGKALELLLTGDMVKAEDALRINLVDEVFPAAELMDAAKKLAQKIASKGPITVAAAKRCVRQGLEGSLPAGCALEISEFTSIFATEDKNEGTTAFLEKRPPKFTGK